The following are from one region of the Salvia splendens isolate huo1 chromosome 2, SspV2, whole genome shotgun sequence genome:
- the LOC121760744 gene encoding SNF1-related protein kinase regulatory subunit beta-3-like has translation MNNQYGEDQDQVSVAGFDVPNSPEASYNNVYPGSDNDGREPPTLPPHLQHTLLNYKKNSDPCGPPLPSPQNVTLNHLYIENREPPRSVVALGVSHRFRSKFVTVVLYKPVPRR, from the exons ATGAACAATCAATATGGAGAAGATCAA GATCAAGTGAGTGTTGCTGGATTTGATGTTCCTAACTCGCCAGAAGCAAGTTACAACAATGTCTACCCTGGAAGTGACAATGACGGGAGAGAACCACCTACGCTACCCCCTCACCTGCAACATACCTTGCTAAACTACAAAAAGAATAGTGATCCTTGTGGACCACCCCTCCCATCTCCACAGAATGTCACTCTAAATCATCTGTACATTGAGAACAGAGAACCTCCAAGATCGGTGGTGGCGCTTGGTGTTTCACATCGCTTCCGTTCAAAATTTGTCACTGTTGTGCTCTATAAACCTGTTCCAAGAAGGTGA